Proteins from a genomic interval of Scomber japonicus isolate fScoJap1 chromosome 10, fScoJap1.pri, whole genome shotgun sequence:
- the cnih4 gene encoding protein cornichon homolog 4, with amino-acid sequence MEAAVFILSLVDCCALIFLSVYFIITLSDLECDYINARACCSKLNKWVIPEMVGQCLSTMLMLVSMHWFIFLLNLPVAVWNIYRYVKVPMGNMGVFDPTEIHNRGQLKSHMKEAMIKLGYHLLCFFIYLYSMILALIND; translated from the exons atggagGCGGCAGTGTTCATTCTGTCACTTGTCGACTGCTGTGCACTGATTTTTCTCTCGGTCTACTTT ATCATCACTCTGTCTGATCTAGAATGTGACTACATCAATGCTCGAGCCTGCTGCTCCAAACTCAACAAA TGGGTCATTCCAGAGATGGTTGGACAGTGTCTGTCCACTATGCTGATGTTGGTCTCCATGCACTGGttcatcttcctcctcaacCTTCCTGTAGCAGTGTGGAACATTTATAG GTATGTGAAGGTTCCGATGGGGAACATGGGCGTGTTTGACCCCACTGAGATCCACAACCGGGGTCAGCTCAAGTCCCACATGAAGGAGGCCATGATCAAACTGGGCTACCACCTGCTCTGcttcttcatttatttgtacAG CATGATCCTGGCTCTGATCAACGACTGA
- the gprc6a gene encoding G-protein coupled receptor family C group 6 member A, with translation MAWVAPCFYLHIIHFFIILERGHATEKDIRVPGATAPGDIIIGGIFPIHKAVEKNNDSFVPHDQQCVGFDESGLTKALAMINAIEIMNKSPLLAALDITLGYQIQDSCADVSTSLRATAYFTQRTCCHTQSNTSTCGQPVMAVIGSSYSEVSIAIARELTLNMIPQISYSSTAVTLSDKSRFPAFMRTIPNDEHQTAAMVTLIKSNDWNWVGIITTDGDYGRSALDNFVSQALEKGICVAFRSVLPQSETNPVEDISRTARTILDNPNVKVIVSFTKPSHMKHLYQELRNQTLTKGKNLESLKRVWVASDSWSSSGVVLGNLTMEDIGHIVGFTFKSGNMSSFCEYLSRLEAARHNYTGNNSFLREFYNQGSNSVKTTTEHLHADTIYSVEMAVSAIAQAVASICKRRNCKTPGTVQPWEVVKVLREQEFKLEGKRYKFDKRGDINLGYDMKMWRSHEGNITVYNVVAEYHPDKKNFTFINHNTSEQLPELKKVTSKCSKSCNLGQSKKTAEGQHTCCYQCINCTKNHYSNETDMDQCLSCDTNREWSPEGSSSCLPKTLLFFHWEDGFAVVLLMFSAIGILLTLLVSALFLRHDDTPVVKAAGGPLSQVILFSLVVSFISAMLFVGRPSGFRCKARQVLFGMSFTLCVSCILVKTLKILLAFQFNPEQQEVLRRIYQPFVIVTVCVAIQAAICICWLVLKSPFNNTEKLATTLLVYCHEGSYLAFGVMLGYIAVLAFVCFICAFKGRKLPQQYNEARFITFSMLLYLISWLLFIPVYVTTSGVYLPAVEMVIILISNYGILSCHFFTKCYIIIFKKKQNTKSVFRRKLYEYSSETTKSYSVFQSSVSWQQSSSECSIISSPSLSLPAADSLKPVMVTNCGVCNCTRCPLEEPVDFVDSWS, from the exons ATGGCCTGGGTTGCTCCTTGCTTCTATTTGCACATCatacatttctttattattctGGAAAGAGGACATGCCACTGAAAAGGATATCAGGGTGCCTGGAGCTACAGCCCCAGGAGATATCATTATTGGGGGAATCTTCCCTATTCATAAAGctgtagaaaaaaacaatgactCATTTGTACCCCACGATCAGCAGTGTGTTGG GTTTGATGAAAGTGGCCTGACAAAGGCTCTGGCTATGATCAATGCAATAGAGATCATGAATAAATCCCCTCTACTGGCTGCTCTTGACATCACACTGGGCTACCAGATCCAGGACTCCTGCGCTGATGTCAGCACATCTCTGAGGGCCACAGCATACTTCACCCAGCGGACCTGCTgccacacacaaagcaacaccTCCACATGTGGCCAACCAGTCATGGCTGTCATAGGATCCTCTTACTCTGAAGTATCTATTGCTATTGCCAGGGAACTGACCCTCAACATGATTCCACAA ATTAGCTATTCATCAACAGCTGTGACTCTGAGTGACAAGAGTCGCTTCCCTGCCTTCATGAGAACCATTCCTAATGATGAGCATCAGACAGCTGCCATGGTCACATTGATCAAATCCAATGACTGGAACTGGGTAGGAATAATTACCACAGATGGAGATTATGGACGATCCGCGCTTGACAACTTTGTGTCCCAGGCTTTGGAGAAGGGAATCTGTGTGGCCTTCAGATCAGTCCTTCCACAGTCTGAAACCAATCCAGTTGAAGATATCAGTCGGACAGCCAGAACCATTTTAGACAATCCCAACGTAAAAGTAATCGTGTCATTTACCAAGCCATCTCACATGAAGCATCTTTACCAAGAGCTGAGGAATCAGACGCTGACAAAAGGAAAGAACTTAGAGTCATTGAAAAGAGTGTGGGTGGCCAGTGACAGCTGGTCCTCCTCTGGCGTTGTACTGGGAAACTTAACTATGGAGGACATAGGACACATTGTAGGCTTCACCTTCAAAAGTGGAAACATGTCATCTTTTTGTGAGTATCTGAGCAGGCTGGAGGCAGCTAGACACAACTACACAGGGAATAACTCCTTCCTGAGAGAGTTCTACAATCAGGGGTCTAATTCTGTGAAGACCACCACAGAACATCTTCATGCTGACACTATCTACAGTGTTGAGATGGCTGTGAGTGCCATCGCTCAGGCTGTGGCCTCTATCTGCAAGAGGAGAAACTGCAAAACACCAGGCACAGTGCAACCCTGGGAG GTGGTAAAAGTTCTGCGGGAGCAGGAGTTTAAGCTAGAAGGGAAAAGGTACAAGTTTGACAAGAGAGGAGACATCAACCTGGGCTATGATATGAAGATGTGGAGGTCACATGAAGGGAACATTACCGTTTATAATGTTGTGGCTGAATATCAcccagacaaaaaaaacttcacCTTCATCAACCACAACACCTCTGAACAGCTGCCTGAGCTGAAG AAAGTCACCTCAAAATGCTCCAAAAGCTGCAACCTTGGACAGTCCAAGAAAACAGCAGAGGGTCAACACACCTGTTGTTACCAGTGTATCAACTGTACGAAGAACCACTACTCTAATGAAACAG ATATGGATCAGTGTCTGAGCTGTGACACAAACAGAGAGTGGTCTCCTGAAGGTAGCTCCAGCTGCCTGCCCAAAACCCTGCTCTTCTTCCACTGGGAGGATGGCTTTGCTGTGGTGCTCTTGATGTTTTCAGCCATAGGTATCCTCCTGACTCTCCTGGTGTCTGCTCTCTTTCTGCGTCACGATGACACGCCTGTAGTGAAGGCTGCTGGAGGACCGCTGAGCCAGGTCATCCTGTTCTCTCTGGTTGTCAGTTTCATCAGTGCCATGCTGTTTGTAGGCCGGCCCAGCGGCTTCCGGTGCAAGGCTCGACAGGTGCTCTTCGGCATGAGCTTCACTTTATGTGTCTCCTGCATACTGGTCAAGACCCTGAAGATCCTGTTGGCCTTCCAGTTCAACCCTGAGCAACAGGAAGTTCTACGGAGGATCTACCAGCCTTTTGTTATTGTCACTGTCTGTGTGGCCATACAGGCAGCCATCTGCATCTGCTGGTTGGTCCTAAAAAGCCCATTTAATAACACCGAGAAGCTTGCAACTACTCTGCTGGTGTACTGCCATGAGGGCTCATATTTGGCCTTCGGAGTGATGTTGGGCTATATAGCTGTCTTGGCCTTTGTGTGTTTCATCTGTGCCTTCAAAGGGCGTAAATTACCACAGCAGTATAACGAGGCGAGGTTCATCACCTTCAGCATGCTGCTTTACCTCATCTCCTGGCTGCTCTTTATTCCTGTTTATGTCACCACTTCAGGAGTGTACCTGCCCGCTGTGGAGATGGTGATCATTCTCATCTCCAATTATGGCATCCTTAGCTGTCATTTCTTCACAAAGTGCTATATAATCATTTTTAAGAAGAAGCAAAACACAAAGAGCGTTTTCAGGAGGAAACTGTATGAATATTCCAGTGAAACCACAAAGTCATATTCTGTGTTTCAGAGTTCAGTGTCATggcaacagagcagcagtgaaTGCAGCATCATCagttctccatctctctccctgcctGCAGCCGATTCTCTCAAACCTGTGATGGTGACAAACTGCGGAGTCTGCAACTGCACAA